ACTAGTTTTTGTCATTAACTTTGAAATAGCAGTCATCGTAATTTTTACAGCATATGGTAATTCAACACCGCCTGCTTCAAGCGCTGTATGGCGATGATGTAATTCATCTTCATTCATTTGCTCTAAAATTTTACGAGAACGATCATCTTGAGCAGGTAACTGGTTTAAATGATCTTGTAAATGAAGGCTGACCTGACGTTCAGTTTCTGCAACAAAACCTAAGCTATATTTGTCACCTGCAATGCCGGCAAGAGCACCCATACCATATGAAAGCCCATACCAAATTGGGTTTAATAAACTAGTATGACTATTTAGCTCTTTTAAACGAACTTCACACCACGCTAAATGATCTTGTTCTTCAATTGCAGCTTGTTGCATTTCTTGGCGTACATTTGGCAATTTCGCCGTTAATGCTTGTCCATGATAAAGGGCTTGTGCGCATACTTCACCACTATGGTTAACACGCATTAAGCCTGCGACATGGCGAGCATCTTCTACTCCTAGTTTTGCTTCAACCGATTCGGCCGGATTTTGGCGCTGTGCTGCGGTTGCACCCGGAACAAGACTACGTAATGCTTGATCAAAAGAGTTAATAAGCTGATCAATTCCAGTATAGTGGCGCATAAATTAGTCCTCCAAAGAAAGATGTGCTGTGGCAAGCATTGGTTTTAGACGTGCTAGAAGCCAAATACTAAAGATTGCACTAAGTACAGCTGTAATAATAAATAGTATTTTAATATCAATTTTTAAAACACTTAAGATTAAGATTGAAAAAATTGCAGATGAAACCATAAAAACGGCATTTAAAATGTTGTTTGCTGCTACAACACGAGCGCGATGTGAACGTGGTGAATAAGCCTGCATCATGGCATATAAAGGAACAATATAAAAACCGCCGCTAATCCCCAGTAAAGTCACCGCTAACATGACATGATAGTAAACCCAGCCTTGAGTAAAAATATCTTTTAACGTGAGTAATGCACCAGTTCTTTCGGGTACAAAAGCTAAACTCGCGGCAAGGTAAAGCGCAAAAAGGGTAAGGCCAATCGCACCAATTGGTACCATTTTAATATTAATTTCTGAGCCGCCAATTTTACGGCAAAGAAGAGACCCGACCCCAATACCGACTGAAAAGAAAGTAAGCAAAAGGCTAACCACATTTTCTGATGCATGCAGATTTTGTTGGGTGAGCTGTGGAATTTGCGTTAAATAAGTAGCACCATAAAACCAGTACCACGAGTTACCTAACAAAATGGTGAATACTAAAGGTAAGCTTTTGGCATATTTAATCGTTTGAAAACTTGTACGAATGAAATTCCAGTCAATCTTTAAATCGGGAGCAGCAACTTTCTGTGGCAAAATGAAGCGGCTACATAAATAGCCAATGCAAGCAATAATTACAACAGTAAGACTAATCCACAATAAGTTCCCATGTGAGGATGCAATTACAGCGCCACCTAAAATCATCCCGAATAAAATTGCCATTGAAGTGCCTGACTGAAACAGAGCATTACCAGACATTAATTCTTGCGGTTTTAAAATTTCAGGCAAAATAGCGTATTTGATGGGGCCAAAGAATGTTGAATGTGTTCCCATTAAGAATAAAGCAAGAAGAAGCAACCATAAGTGCCCCAATAAAAAACCGGCAGATCCAATGAGCATAATAATAATTTCTAAAATTTTTATGCCGCGGACGAGTTGTGAGCGCTCATATTTATCTGCAATTTGTCCGGCAGTTGCCGAAAAAAAGAAATAGGGCAAAATAAACAAGAGAGCTGCCAAATTATTAAGGGTACTTACAGGAGCAGATTGCTGCTGAATCAAGCCATAAGTAATCACTAATAATAAAGCTTGCTTAAAAACGTTATCATTTAATGCGCCAAAAAACTGGGTAAAAAACATCGGTACGAACCGACGTGATGTCATCAGGTGCTCATCTTGTTTCATCATGTGCAAACTTCATTGTGTTTTATAAAAAAATGTGACCGAGTGTTAATTTGCATCTAAAACCATGTATGATATTTTTAACGCTTGATTAAATGAAAAATCAATGGTTTTGAGTGAGTTTTACACTTACCTTGGTGCGTTTTATTAAAAAATAAGTCTAGAGTTTTCTATGCCTTCTAAAATTAAGTTTAAACAGTCAACTCTCTCTCATTCTATGCATTTAATTTTAAAAATGCAGGGGATTCCTAAACTTATTTGTAGCAGCTTGTTGTTAACGGTTTGTGTAACGCCAAGCTTTGCTCAAACCTCTGTTGAGAGTAACTCTTCAACTTTAAATCAGACCGTGCCTGATGCATCAACTGAACAATTAGTTCCAGTGAGTCAGCAAACAACTGCTCCCATAACAGATATTGCTACACTTGTGACTCAAGCGCAGCAGCAACAAGATAGCTTGGCTATATTGCAACAACAAGAACAATTTCCAAATCAAATTGACGAATTTAAGCCAATCGCACTTGATAATCTTGAGGATTTGCCTGACTTGCCTGTTGACCAAAACATGGCAAATGAAATTTATAAAGTCGCTGAAGAAGCTAAAAGTGAAGCACAAAACTTCCAAAATGGTACTCAAAGACTACCCGAAGTTACAGTCAATGATGCAACTCAGTCTGAACTTAATCAGATTAATCAAGCACCTGTAAATATTGATCAGCTTATGCAAGAGATTAAATCTGATAGCCAGATTGTAGTCGAAGCCAATGAAACTGGAAAAACTTTACCTGAATTAACTCCGGAGGCTGAACAGCCACCTGAGCAAGCTGGTTTCTTTAAACGTATTTTAAATAAAGTACGTCCACCACGTGCAATTCCGATGGAACAAGTGCCACGTATTAGTGCGGATGTGGACGGTGCTTCAGATGTGCTGGCTAAAAATATTAAAGGTAAGTTATCAACATTTACCCAAGAATCATTTGAAGATTTTAATGCCGCTTTACCTCAGCTCAGAACGCTAAGTAATCAGGCTGCGCAAGCAGTGGGTTATTATAATGCTGAGTTTAAATTTGAAAAATTAAGTCCGAGCCGAGTTCGCGTTAAGGTTACACCAAATGAACCTGTACGAATTAATGAGCAAAATATCGAATTTACTGGTGCTGGTGAAAAACAAGCTCAGTTTCAGGTTATTCGCTTAATTCCTGATCAAGATGTGGGTGATATCTTTAACCATGGTTTATATGAAACCACGAAAACCCGAATCGTTAATGCAGCCACTGATAACGGTTATTTTGATGCTTTTTGGCGACTGCATGATGTGAAAGTGAGTCAGCCAGAAAACAAGGCTGATATCAATTTGCGCTATGAAACAGGTGAGCGCTACAAATTAGATAAGGTTGAGTTTCGCATGAGCGATCCATCGAAACCCTTGCCTTTGAACCAAAATATTTTAGAAAGTATGGCCCCTTGGAAAGAAGGTGATGACTATGCATTTTGGCGTGTAAATACTTTAGCAAATAACCTAACTAACTCGCGTTATTTTAACTACACCTTAGTTGATAGCATCAAACCCGATCCAATTGAAAAACCACTTGAGCTACCGCCAGATTTGCAGGCTTTAGTCGATGAGCAAAATATCGATGTGGATGAGTCTAATTTACTTTCACCCGAAGAAAGACAACTTGCTAAAGCACGTCAATTCGCTACATCTAATAAAGAAGTTACGCAAAACGTAGCAGATGAAAAACAGTTTGCAGGAACACAAAAAACAAAAGAAGCAGAACCTCAAACAGCAATGTTGCAAAGTGCGTCAGTTCAGCAGGCGGAACAAGAAACTGAACAAGATCGTTTACAAGCTCAAGCACGTGAAACGAAAAGAATTCCAGTCATTGTGACTTTAAACGCAGATAGGCTAAATAGTTTAGAAACGGGTATTGGTTATGGGACCGATACAGGTGCACGTTTACGTAGTCAGTATCGCCGCTCTATTGTGAATAAATATGGTCATTCTTTCGATGCTAACTTGGAAGTCTCGCAAATTCGTCAATCTATTGATGGCCGATATAGTATTCCCTACAAACACCCGTTGAATGACTACTTTAACATTGTGGGCGGTTATGAGCGTGAAACGCGTGATGATATTGGTCCAGATGTAAGTTTGCTTACTGAATCCGCTGTTGTTGGTGGTGAACGAATCATTAAACGTCCGTTAGGTAACTGGCAACATACTTTTGGTGTCCGTTATCGTTTAGACCGTTTGACCCAACAGGGTAATGTTGATATTTCTGAGTTACCAGATGCTTTTAAAACTGCAGCATCAGAGCAAGAAGCACTATTATTTAGTTATGAGACCTCTAAAACCTCAAGTAATACACGTTTAAACCCAACGAAAGCTTTTAAACAAACCTATAAGGTAGAATTAGGTAGCGAGAGTTTACTGTCCGATGCCAATATGGCAATTGCAAGTGCGGGTTGGAGATTTATTTATTCTCTGGGTGAAAATGATGATCATCAATTCGTTGGAAGATCTGACCTTAGCTACATTTTTACCGATGATTTTGACAAAGTTCCGTACAATCTTAGATTCTTTACCGGTGGTGACCAAACAATTCGTGGCTTTGACTATAAGAGTCTTTCTCCGGAAGTAGATGGATATAAAATTGGTGGACAAGCTTTGGCTGTAGGTTCTTTAGAATATAACTATCAGTTTAAGGACGGTTGGCGAGCTGCTGTTTTCTCTGACTTTGGTAATGCCTATGATAAAGACTTTAGTAATCCAGCAGCTTATAGCGTTGGGGTGGGAATTCGCTGGAAGTCTCCAATCGGTCCAATCCGTTTAGATGTCGCTTCGGGTATTTCAGATGAAAACCATCCGATTCGTTTACATTTCTTTATAGGCCCACAACTTTAAAAATAAAATTTTATTAGGTTTATTTTATGGCGGATGTAGAACAGCAGCCAACTTCGGCACCTCGTTCACCTAAGAAGCGGCGCATTTTGCGTAGTTTCGTGCTGACGATATTGATCATATTTTTATTATTAGCGTCTTCGTTAGTGATCATGATGTCAACAGATCGCGGAAGCCGTTTTTTATTAGATCGGGTTTTAGAAGCTCAGAAAATAATTAAATATGAATACGAAGGCGGAAACTTACTGCGCGGAATTATTCTTAAGAATGTTTTGGTGCAATTAACGGAAGTTGACGTTTCATTAGACAGAGCTGACGTAGGCTTAGGTTGGCGCTCTTTATTATTAGAAAAAGAAGTACATTTAAGCCATGCAGATGTGCGTAATTTACGTATTATTAATAAAACTCCGCCGTCTGGTAAAGCCTTCGAATTTAAGCCTATTAAGTTGCCATTTTTTCTACGTATTGATGAAGCCGATGTTGATCATTTAGAAATTAAGCTAGCAACCTCAGATGTAAGTTTTCATGACGTCCATTTGCAAGATGCACTTTGGTCAGAAACTAAACTGGAATTTGAAAAATCCAGTATGGATATGGGCTATCTTTCAGTCCACAATGCCACAGGAAAAATGGATTTCAGTGGTAAATATCCATTAGATGCTACAGCAGATTTAAGAATCCCATCTTTAAAAAGTTTAAATATTCAAAATATTAAAGTTGTAGCACGCGGAAGTTTAGATACTTTAAAAGCTGGTGTTGCAACAACAACTCCCGATTTGTTAACGGGTTGGGCGGTATTGCATCCTGTTCGTGATGAAGTTCCAATGCAAGGTGAGTTATTACTAAAAAATTATCACTTACCTTTATTGGTTGAACAAAAATTATTTGCAAAAAATGGTGTAATCAAATTTCAAGGTGATATTAAACAACTTAACTTGGCAGTTGATACAGATTTAAAGGGTGAGAATTTACCTGAAGGTCAATACAACGCTTTAATGAATACTGACTTGGTTCATCAGTTGAATATCACTGATTTTAATGGCCAAGTTATGAAAGGCGCTGTTAACCTGAAAGGTTTAGTCAGCTGGAAAGATCATGTGACTTGGGATATCAAAGGCCGTTTAGACCATATTAACCCTAAAGACAAAGCTATTCCTCAAGTTGTACAAGACTTTTTACCACCAAGTTTGGATGCTGCTGTTGCTTCCACTGGTTCTTTGGAAAAAGGTACTGAATTATTTGCCAATGTTGATTTTGACCGTTACGAGTCTTGGAAGCTTAAGTTTAATCAGGCTCCTGAAAAAAATAATAAACCTCAACCAATGTTTATGAATGTAGCTTGGACGAAAATAGACCGCGCAATGCCTTATATTGGGTGGTTGAGCAGTGACAATGGTCAGGTCGATTTAACGTTACGTGATGGTCAGCAAGATATTAAAGTTGCTACAAAAGTATATCAGCATGAAAAAACGTTATTACCAGCAGGGCAATATCTAGCTAATCTGAATGTTAAAGATAATATTTTAAATGTTCCCAATTTTAGTTTTGCTGCTGAAAAAGGTAGCTTAACTGGTCAGGCTAAAGTGTTGCTTCCGACTGAAAAACGTCAGTTGGTTTGGAATGCTTTGTTAAATGCAAAAGATTTTAATCCACAAAGTATTCATGCAGCAGCACCTGTTAATCTTTTAAATGGTTCGATTAAAGCGAATGGTTTTGCTAAACCAAACCAGCAAATTATTCAATTTGAGAAAATTGATTTAACAGGTCGATTAGCTCAAGCGGGTCAAGAGACTGTAAGTTTGGGTGGGAAAAGTACCGCAGCATTATTATTCCATGATGTAAAAGCTGGTGGCGGCTTTAAAGGCTTTGCAGTTAATTATGATGGGTCTTTAAAAGCCCTAAAACAGGCAAATGGTTTATTGAAGTTCTCTATAGCGGGTACACCAGATTTTATTCGAATTAATCAGTTACAGCATGATGGCGTCGCTGGAAAAATCTATGCGACAGGTTCTGTAAACCTAAAAGATCGGATTGCATGGGATATTAATAGTTCATTAGTACGCTTTAAACCTCAATATTTTACCTCAGCGGTAAAAGGCGAAATTTCAGGTAATCTGAAAACCCAAGGGGTTTGGGCAGACCATTTAAAACGAATTAATATTCAGCAATTGAACCTTGCTGGCTTTATAAATAATAAACCTGTTCGAGGTAAGGGTAATCTATCTTTATTGATGGACTCTAATCAAAAAGGCTTTTTACCTCAGCAGTTTGAAGCAAATAATTTATTTTTAGTCTATGGGCAGAATCAGCTACAAGCGACAGGTAATGCACAGAATCTAAAAATCAAGCTCAATGCACCAGCACTTTACGAGTTATATCCAGGGCTACGTGGTCGAGCTTACGGT
This region of Acinetobacter sp. XS-4 genomic DNA includes:
- the coq7 gene encoding 2-polyprenyl-3-methyl-6-methoxy-1,4-benzoquinone monooxygenase; this translates as MRHYTGIDQLINSFDQALRSLVPGATAAQRQNPAESVEAKLGVEDARHVAGLMRVNHSGEVCAQALYHGQALTAKLPNVRQEMQQAAIEEQDHLAWCEVRLKELNSHTSLLNPIWYGLSYGMGALAGIAGDKYSLGFVAETERQVSLHLQDHLNQLPAQDDRSRKILEQMNEDELHHRHTALEAGGVELPYAVKITMTAISKLMTKTSYYL
- a CDS encoding MFS transporter, with translation MMKQDEHLMTSRRFVPMFFTQFFGALNDNVFKQALLLVITYGLIQQQSAPVSTLNNLAALLFILPYFFFSATAGQIADKYERSQLVRGIKILEIIIMLIGSAGFLLGHLWLLLLALFLMGTHSTFFGPIKYAILPEILKPQELMSGNALFQSGTSMAILFGMILGGAVIASSHGNLLWISLTVVIIACIGYLCSRFILPQKVAAPDLKIDWNFIRTSFQTIKYAKSLPLVFTILLGNSWYWFYGATYLTQIPQLTQQNLHASENVVSLLLTFFSVGIGVGSLLCRKIGGSEINIKMVPIGAIGLTLFALYLAASLAFVPERTGALLTLKDIFTQGWVYYHVMLAVTLLGISGGFYIVPLYAMMQAYSPRSHRARVVAANNILNAVFMVSSAIFSILILSVLKIDIKILFIITAVLSAIFSIWLLARLKPMLATAHLSLED
- a CDS encoding autotransporter assembly complex family protein, giving the protein MPSKIKFKQSTLSHSMHLILKMQGIPKLICSSLLLTVCVTPSFAQTSVESNSSTLNQTVPDASTEQLVPVSQQTTAPITDIATLVTQAQQQQDSLAILQQQEQFPNQIDEFKPIALDNLEDLPDLPVDQNMANEIYKVAEEAKSEAQNFQNGTQRLPEVTVNDATQSELNQINQAPVNIDQLMQEIKSDSQIVVEANETGKTLPELTPEAEQPPEQAGFFKRILNKVRPPRAIPMEQVPRISADVDGASDVLAKNIKGKLSTFTQESFEDFNAALPQLRTLSNQAAQAVGYYNAEFKFEKLSPSRVRVKVTPNEPVRINEQNIEFTGAGEKQAQFQVIRLIPDQDVGDIFNHGLYETTKTRIVNAATDNGYFDAFWRLHDVKVSQPENKADINLRYETGERYKLDKVEFRMSDPSKPLPLNQNILESMAPWKEGDDYAFWRVNTLANNLTNSRYFNYTLVDSIKPDPIEKPLELPPDLQALVDEQNIDVDESNLLSPEERQLAKARQFATSNKEVTQNVADEKQFAGTQKTKEAEPQTAMLQSASVQQAEQETEQDRLQAQARETKRIPVIVTLNADRLNSLETGIGYGTDTGARLRSQYRRSIVNKYGHSFDANLEVSQIRQSIDGRYSIPYKHPLNDYFNIVGGYERETRDDIGPDVSLLTESAVVGGERIIKRPLGNWQHTFGVRYRLDRLTQQGNVDISELPDAFKTAASEQEALLFSYETSKTSSNTRLNPTKAFKQTYKVELGSESLLSDANMAIASAGWRFIYSLGENDDHQFVGRSDLSYIFTDDFDKVPYNLRFFTGGDQTIRGFDYKSLSPEVDGYKIGGQALAVGSLEYNYQFKDGWRAAVFSDFGNAYDKDFSNPAAYSVGVGIRWKSPIGPIRLDVASGISDENHPIRLHFFIGPQL
- a CDS encoding translocation/assembly module TamB domain-containing protein → MADVEQQPTSAPRSPKKRRILRSFVLTILIIFLLLASSLVIMMSTDRGSRFLLDRVLEAQKIIKYEYEGGNLLRGIILKNVLVQLTEVDVSLDRADVGLGWRSLLLEKEVHLSHADVRNLRIINKTPPSGKAFEFKPIKLPFFLRIDEADVDHLEIKLATSDVSFHDVHLQDALWSETKLEFEKSSMDMGYLSVHNATGKMDFSGKYPLDATADLRIPSLKSLNIQNIKVVARGSLDTLKAGVATTTPDLLTGWAVLHPVRDEVPMQGELLLKNYHLPLLVEQKLFAKNGVIKFQGDIKQLNLAVDTDLKGENLPEGQYNALMNTDLVHQLNITDFNGQVMKGAVNLKGLVSWKDHVTWDIKGRLDHINPKDKAIPQVVQDFLPPSLDAAVASTGSLEKGTELFANVDFDRYESWKLKFNQAPEKNNKPQPMFMNVAWTKIDRAMPYIGWLSSDNGQVDLTLRDGQQDIKVATKVYQHEKTLLPAGQYLANLNVKDNILNVPNFSFAAEKGSLTGQAKVLLPTEKRQLVWNALLNAKDFNPQSIHAAAPVNLLNGSIKANGFAKPNQQIIQFEKIDLTGRLAQAGQETVSLGGKSTAALLFHDVKAGGGFKGFAVNYDGSLKALKQANGLLKFSIAGTPDFIRINQLQHDGVAGKIYATGSVNLKDRIAWDINSSLVRFKPQYFTSAVKGEISGNLKTQGVWADHLKRINIQQLNLAGFINNKPVRGKGNLSLLMDSNQKGFLPQQFEANNLFLVYGQNQLQATGNAQNLKIKLNAPALYELYPGLRGRAYGDLNVQSQPRLKATANIAVDDFAFNTLVSVKRLSIQGELPTSETTPTQLTAKLNNLRSGNRQIQSAEVNLTGTRKAHLLKVLGNNSISKFYVQLAGGFNQNNDWLGQIQKGSFDSRRIRLAQNQNAPVIYSSAKSELYVGQHCWQSANSQLCFDQPVRVSKARGNISFVTQNMDLSDFAAFMPEGLAMTGQLNGYAKAAWINGGNPKLDARLITRKGEIGLAAEDPQDPATTLAYDELGIIAKSVSEGLLFRVDVKTPDIGTGYANVIINPFQPSMPMHGEVAFNDVQLKVLKPFIQDVRKLSGTLALAGKVNGTLTQPQFTGEMRLKNGAISMISLPVNLTNVQVYSSIRQDMATIDGAFNSGQGVGLLKGSFEWKDSPRLQLNLKGDNLLVRQAPLITAIANPNLTLDMYPFDKRLSLKGSVDVPRARISMPETTAPVINTSSDVRIVRQGQDPLAILRAAKPWDIRADIAVNIGNQVIFQGFNSNIPLVGRLNLSQRGYETAMRANGAIGVSQKVKIEAYGQSLDLNRAIARFNGPLANPTLDIDANKNVQGSMVGVRVTGTATSPNIQVYNDAGLSEQEALNALVTGRINEGSSGLSNAEGFKSDVNNTIAAAGISMGLGGTRALTNQIGRTFGLSGLALDAQGTGEDTQVSLTGYITPDLFIRYGVGVFTPVNKLTLRYQMNRRLYLEASQSLERAIDLFYNWRF